The DNA region GACTGCCGGACGCCAGGATCACGCGCCCCCCCGCACCGCCCGGCATCAGTACCCGCCGCCGGTCTGCTCGCCCGCGACCAGCGCCACGCCGCCCGAAGTGCCCAGGCGCGTGGCGCCCGCCTCGATCATGCGCGCGGCGTCGTCCGGGGTGCGCACGCCGCCGGCCGCCTTGATGGCCGCGCGGCCCGCGATCACCTCACGCATCAGGGCCACGTCCTCCGGGGTGGCGCCGCCCGTGCCGAAGCCGGTGCTGGTCTTCACGAAGTCCGCGCCGCCGCGCACGGCCGCCTCGGTCGCGCCGCGTTTCTGCTCGTCGTTCAGGTAGCAGGTCTCGATGATCACCTTCAGCACCTGGTCCGGAATGGCCTGCCGCACCGCTCGGACGTCGGCCTCCACGGCTGCCCAGTTGCCGTCCAGCGCCGAGGCGATGTGAATGACCATGTCCACCTCGTCCGCGCCGGCCGCCACGCTGAGTTTCGCCTCCGCGGCCTTCTGCTCGGGGCTCACCGCGCCCAGCGGGAACCCGCACACGGTCGCCACCTTCACGCCGCTCCCCGCGAGTTCCGCCTTCGCCAGGGGCACGTACACCGGGTTCACGCACACCGCGTAAAAGGCGTTGTCGCGGGCCTCCGCGCACAGGGTGCGGATGTCGGCGGCGGTGGCGGTGGCTTTCAGGAGCGTGTGGTCAATGTAGGGCGCGAGCTTCACATCCCCTATGGTACCCGCGCCCGCTTTTAGAAACGTGGAATACCTCGCGCGGCGCCGCGCTACCCTGGGCGGCATGACGGACGCCCCCCACCACGCGCTCGCTCCCGGTGACGCCTTCCCCGACTTCGACCTGCCCGACGCCGGCGGCACCCGCCACCGCCTCGCGCAGTACGAGGGCCGCTACGTGGTCCTGTACGCGTATCCCAAGGACGACACGCCCGGCTGCACGAAAGAAGCCTGCGACTTCCGGGACCACGCCCGCCTGAAGGCGCTGGGCGCCGTGATCCTGGGCATCAGTGCCGACGACGCCGACAGCCACCGCCAGTTCGCCGAGAAGTACAGCCTGCCCTTCCCGCTGCTCACCGACGACGGCGCCCACTTCCTGAAGACGCTCGGGACGTACGGCGAGAAGAACCTGTACGGCAAGGTCACCGAGGGCATCAAACGCCAGACCTTCCTGATCGGCCCGGACGGCCGGCTCGTGAAGTCCTGGCGGGCCGTGAAGGTGGACGGTCACGCCGACGCGGTGGCCGGCGCCATCGAGGCCGATCAGGCGAAGGCCGGCGCATGAGCGACCTGGAAGCCCTGAAGAAGGAAGCGGCCCTGAAGGCCGTGGCGCTGGTCCGCAGCGGCGACCGCGTGGGCCTGGGCACCGGCAGCACCGCCAAGTACGCCATCGAGGAACTCGGGCGGAAACTCGCCGCGGGCGAACTGACCGGCATCGTGGGCGTGTCCACCAGCGAGGCCAGCGAACAGCTCGCCCGGCAGGTCGGCGTGCCCACCGAACCCCTCGACCCCCGCCCCCTGGACATCGCCATCGACGGCGCCGACGAGATCGCCCCCAACCTCGACCTCGTCAAGGGCCTGGGCGGCGCCCTGGTCCGCGAGAAGGTCACGGAAGTGCAGGCCAGGCGCCTGATCATCATCGCCGACCACACCAAACTCGTGGGGCAGCTGGGCGAGAAGGCCCCCCTGCCCATCGAGATCCTGAAGTTCGGGTTCCTGAGCACCATCGACCGCCTGCGGGCCTTCCTCCCCGGCGGGCAGCTGCGGCAGCCCGCCGCGCAGCCCTACGTGACGGACAACGGCAACTACATCTACGACGCCAGGCTCCCGGAGACCTTCGACCCGGCCGAGCTGGAACGCCGCATCAAGGGCACGCTCGGCGTGGTGGACACCGGCCTTTTCCTCGGCATGGCCGAGCGGGCCTTCGTGGCCGCGCCGGACGGCGTGCAGGAACTCACGCGGTCCTGAGCCGCGCGCCGCAACCTCGCACACGCACGCGCGGATCAGCGGGTACAGTCGGGACACCCCCACCGCCTTGAAGG from Deinococcus ficus includes:
- the rpiA gene encoding ribose 5-phosphate isomerase A; protein product: MSDLEALKKEAALKAVALVRSGDRVGLGTGSTAKYAIEELGRKLAAGELTGIVGVSTSEASEQLARQVGVPTEPLDPRPLDIAIDGADEIAPNLDLVKGLGGALVREKVTEVQARRLIIIADHTKLVGQLGEKAPLPIEILKFGFLSTIDRLRAFLPGGQLRQPAAQPYVTDNGNYIYDARLPETFDPAELERRIKGTLGVVDTGLFLGMAERAFVAAPDGVQELTRS
- a CDS encoding peroxiredoxin; the protein is MTDAPHHALAPGDAFPDFDLPDAGGTRHRLAQYEGRYVVLYAYPKDDTPGCTKEACDFRDHARLKALGAVILGISADDADSHRQFAEKYSLPFPLLTDDGAHFLKTLGTYGEKNLYGKVTEGIKRQTFLIGPDGRLVKSWRAVKVDGHADAVAGAIEADQAKAGA
- the deoC gene encoding deoxyribose-phosphate aldolase, giving the protein MKLAPYIDHTLLKATATAADIRTLCAEARDNAFYAVCVNPVYVPLAKAELAGSGVKVATVCGFPLGAVSPEQKAAEAKLSVAAGADEVDMVIHIASALDGNWAAVEADVRAVRQAIPDQVLKVIIETCYLNDEQKRGATEAAVRGGADFVKTSTGFGTGGATPEDVALMREVIAGRAAIKAAGGVRTPDDAARMIEAGATRLGTSGGVALVAGEQTGGGY